A genomic region of Methanosarcina thermophila TM-1 contains the following coding sequences:
- a CDS encoding putative cobaltochelatase has translation MRNHNFTVYPFTAIVGQEKMKKALILNAINSKVGGVLIRGERGTAKSTAVRALANLLPEIEVVQGCKFHCNPNDISTMCEECLEKVKSRTLNISFEKMKVIDLPVSATEDRVVGTLDIEHAIKKGEKRFEPGVLAYAHRGILYVDEINLLDDHLVDVLLDSAAMGVNTIEREGISYSHPASFVLVGTMNPEEGELRPQLLDRFGLCVDIKGIRDVAQRVQLIKYRLSYEADPEAFAASWQAAESELRAQILLAQKLLSDVKISDSMLELVSQICVDMGVDGHRADITMMKTSITLAAFNGRTEVLEEDVKEAAELVLPHRMRRKPFDNPSEKQDKLNESIEKQREKQKKDEQKKKEHREHSEKAHTQPEEQKSDSTQDGAGEQSDASSETIFSTGESYQIKQLSPDFRRNKRKGSGRRSKTLTKSKQGKYIKSEIPKGKTTDLAFDATLRAAAPYQFTRGKNGNSIVIHDSDFREKVREKKIGNLVLFVVDASGSMGAQQRMVASKGAVLSMLMDAYQKRDKVGLIAFKGAGAELILPPTSSVEIAQKYLEKLPTGGKTPLSHGLMKGYETIQAELRRNPDTCPFMVLISDGKANVSMYGEPPLQETKKIASLFRKECIQSAVIDTECSMIKFGLAREISNSLGARYLALEDLNTDSIVKAVRAFAPFELSFPSDNLSV, from the coding sequence ATGAGAAACCATAACTTTACTGTCTATCCTTTTACTGCAATAGTCGGGCAGGAAAAAATGAAGAAAGCTCTTATCCTGAACGCTATAAATTCAAAAGTAGGAGGGGTTCTGATTAGAGGTGAAAGAGGTACTGCTAAATCAACGGCAGTCAGAGCTCTAGCCAATCTTCTTCCTGAAATCGAGGTAGTTCAAGGCTGTAAATTCCACTGCAATCCCAATGATATAAGCACAATGTGTGAGGAATGCCTTGAAAAAGTTAAATCAAGAACTCTTAATATTTCTTTTGAGAAAATGAAAGTTATTGATCTGCCTGTAAGCGCTACCGAAGACCGGGTTGTAGGAACTCTTGATATCGAGCATGCAATCAAGAAAGGGGAAAAACGCTTTGAACCCGGGGTACTTGCTTATGCACACAGGGGTATCCTGTATGTAGACGAAATTAATCTTCTGGATGATCATCTTGTAGATGTGCTCCTTGACTCTGCAGCAATGGGAGTAAATACTATTGAAAGAGAGGGGATCTCCTATTCTCACCCTGCGAGTTTTGTGCTTGTAGGCACCATGAACCCTGAAGAAGGGGAACTTCGACCTCAGTTGCTTGATCGTTTCGGTTTATGCGTAGATATAAAGGGAATCAGGGATGTAGCCCAAAGAGTGCAACTCATCAAGTACAGACTTAGCTATGAGGCTGACCCTGAGGCTTTTGCAGCAAGCTGGCAGGCTGCAGAGTCTGAACTCCGTGCACAGATTCTTCTGGCGCAGAAATTGCTTTCTGATGTGAAGATCTCGGACAGCATGCTTGAACTGGTCAGTCAGATCTGTGTCGATATGGGGGTAGACGGACATAGAGCGGATATTACGATGATGAAAACCTCAATTACGCTTGCAGCTTTCAATGGGAGGACTGAGGTGCTTGAAGAGGATGTGAAAGAAGCTGCAGAATTAGTCCTCCCGCATCGTATGCGCAGAAAACCTTTTGATAACCCTTCTGAAAAGCAGGATAAATTGAATGAGAGTATCGAAAAACAGAGGGAAAAGCAAAAGAAAGACGAACAGAAAAAAAAAGAACATAGAGAACATTCAGAGAAAGCACATACACAGCCCGAAGAGCAGAAGTCAGATTCCACGCAGGATGGTGCTGGAGAACAATCTGATGCTTCTTCAGAAACAATTTTTTCAACAGGAGAAAGTTATCAGATAAAACAATTGTCACCTGATTTTCGTAGAAATAAGCGAAAAGGATCAGGTCGACGCAGCAAAACTTTGACGAAATCCAAACAGGGCAAGTATATAAAGAGCGAAATTCCCAAGGGAAAAACCACAGACCTTGCTTTTGATGCCACTTTGAGAGCAGCCGCTCCTTATCAGTTTACACGGGGAAAAAACGGTAATTCCATAGTAATTCATGATTCCGATTTCAGAGAGAAGGTCAGAGAGAAAAAGATCGGTAACCTTGTTCTTTTTGTGGTGGATGCCAGCGGTTCCATGGGGGCTCAGCAGCGGATGGTAGCCTCCAAAGGTGCAGTTCTTTCAATGCTGATGGATGCTTACCAGAAACGTGACAAGGTTGGACTTATTGCTTTTAAGGGGGCAGGGGCAGAGCTGATACTGCCGCCAACCTCCAGTGTGGAAATAGCACAAAAATATCTGGAGAAACTACCAACCGGAGGAAAGACTCCTCTTTCTCATGGGTTAATGAAAGGCTATGAAACTATACAGGCAGAACTACGCCGCAATCCGGATACCTGTCCGTTTATGGTTCTTATTTCTGACGGGAAGGCAAATGTCAGTATGTATGGGGAACCACCCCTCCAGGAAACAAAAAAAATAGCTTCTCTGTTCAGAAAGGAATGTATACAATCGGCAGTTATTGATACGGAATGCAGCATGATTAAGTTCGGGCTTGCCAGGGAAATTTCCAATTCTCTTGGAGCTCGATATCTTGCGCTTGAGGACTTAAATACAGATTCCATAGTTAAAGCTGTTCGGGCGTTTGCTCCTTTCGAGCTTTCTTTTCCTTCAGACAACCTTTCAGTTTGA
- a CDS encoding S-layer protein domain-containing protein — MSLVAVIPVNGAIEQRGPLVNISAGEYVILNGENCPGFYYSTSTGTYYESLELYFSEDGLIEAGNATYTSKVISGSTGFFGKKYKVFEDGLITENLVSYGSRDLQQGNDYDLGNGYRLVLLGINDESALLELQKDFLPVTSKSVDEGSKFNFTATINGNKYVILEGTLGRVLNSNDPVVSLVSVNQYSTAPIEIKVGDQYGNFEVTEVTDEKIELKNRVPIRMNPGDYVTILENLIDFRVADNVYKACSYNMTKDVINSYKIKGTSLTVNRSDSSPDSCVWTADSFGMLYYDLENDFSTERLELNLDDEIDWIREGGLVYESSPVRIPYKNPEMKDYGENAFNGGYSVLGWDGEKYAYLGDNQGIVNILMDDDNDRRLYSGEEWDLGEGYTLRVDDIKSDRVYLTVLRNNVAVYSSIISPGNSADIGTHTLLYRKNVNGVEIPLFSVYVDNVLEGSGNSCVSLRYPLHFSESPLELKVGETFGSLTVVETYPHIRLENKNTLNFGSDLKVTEEIHLGSFEKTTGGKLSVTFFPFMNKVEKVDSVLPTTTQRSIPVMSLEEYLIGN; from the coding sequence ATGTCATTAGTTGCTGTCATTCCTGTGAATGGTGCTATTGAACAGAGAGGTCCTCTCGTAAATATTTCAGCCGGAGAGTATGTAATCCTCAATGGAGAAAACTGCCCGGGATTTTACTATTCAACCTCTACCGGCACATATTACGAGTCGCTGGAGCTTTATTTCTCCGAAGACGGGCTTATTGAGGCTGGAAATGCAACGTATACTTCAAAAGTCATTTCCGGTTCCACTGGCTTTTTTGGAAAAAAATATAAAGTCTTTGAAGATGGATTGATCACGGAAAATCTGGTTAGCTATGGAAGCCGGGATCTTCAACAGGGGAATGATTACGATCTTGGGAACGGCTATAGACTGGTACTGCTCGGGATAAACGATGAATCTGCTCTTCTTGAACTCCAGAAAGACTTTCTCCCCGTTACCAGCAAATCTGTTGATGAGGGCTCAAAATTTAATTTTACAGCTACAATAAACGGGAATAAGTATGTGATTCTTGAAGGAACTCTCGGCAGGGTTCTCAACAGTAACGATCCGGTTGTAAGTCTTGTAAGCGTAAATCAGTATTCGACTGCACCTATTGAAATCAAAGTTGGGGACCAGTATGGCAATTTCGAGGTCACAGAGGTTACAGATGAAAAAATAGAACTGAAAAATAGAGTGCCTATAAGGATGAACCCCGGAGATTACGTAACAATTCTTGAAAACTTGATTGATTTCAGAGTGGCTGATAATGTCTATAAGGCATGTTCTTACAATATGACTAAAGATGTTATTAACTCATATAAGATAAAAGGAACCTCTTTAACTGTAAACCGCTCGGATTCTTCTCCGGATTCCTGTGTATGGACAGCCGACTCTTTTGGTATGCTTTATTATGATCTTGAAAATGATTTCAGTACTGAAAGACTTGAACTCAACCTTGATGATGAAATAGACTGGATCCGGGAAGGTGGTCTGGTTTATGAATCTTCACCTGTCAGGATTCCATACAAAAATCCAGAGATGAAGGATTATGGAGAAAATGCTTTTAATGGCGGATATTCTGTGCTTGGATGGGATGGGGAGAAGTATGCATATCTTGGAGACAATCAGGGAATTGTAAATATCCTTATGGATGATGATAATGACAGACGTCTCTATTCTGGTGAAGAATGGGATCTTGGAGAAGGGTATACCCTGAGAGTAGATGATATAAAGTCGGATAGAGTCTACCTGACCGTTTTGAGAAATAATGTTGCGGTTTACTCAAGCATAATCTCTCCAGGAAATTCGGCTGATATTGGTACACATACTCTCTTGTATAGAAAAAACGTAAATGGTGTTGAAATCCCCCTATTTTCCGTATATGTGGATAATGTCCTGGAAGGAAGCGGAAACTCATGTGTAAGTCTGAGATATCCTCTACACTTTTCTGAAAGCCCTCTTGAATTAAAGGTAGGGGAAACATTCGGCTCACTTACGGTTGTTGAAACTTATCCTCATATCCGGCTTGAAAATAAAAATACTCTTAATTTTGGCTCGGACCTCAAAGTCACAGAAGAAATCCATCTTGGCTCCTTTGAAAAGACGACAGGAGGAAAACTCAGTGTTACCTTCTTCCCCTTCATGAATAAGGTGGAAAAGGTGGATTCTGTTCTTCCTACAACTACCCAGCGGTCTATTCCGGTTATGAGCCTTGAAGAATACCTTATCGGAAACTGA
- a CDS encoding outer membrane protein assembly factor BamB family protein, translating to MSLKMSLKMKKGSIVLIIILSFIFLVCSGCVSSHITASDEEGNNSSGEISKNEKILADNSEGGQASNPLSHENITSSEKVSPYLYWEYELGDIKPENLGGGRSNIQDCVAYSQNGKYLAVGTGKNLTVIDVPGKNTLWNKTLNGNISDISFSKDGKYLLVGERSADGYIYSLDAGTGVEIHSYRSADDLGTSENPKYQPSIYKITAADDAVYITAGRYCKEPGYGLASRVYRFNPDGTLSWKLPANENYARSVNWIDSSQDGKNVVFSTGDWTNSLELDAVVYSVDETGNLRWKYEIPPLKPYFVSTAIWHGLDISDDGSVITAYTGDGRKYLFYDSKVKKPGNGKSEWYSKELQSNVTTPEELEGSVIYAYGEDAKIVSENEIVYLTGATLPAYYPGNVPMAHPLENSLVSCDVETGEISWSYNLGGRCAGIFCSPDMRYLVLPVGKDTSSGNTQVHGIHVFDFQKPGNGNSKLLWKFNTEGVVASAAVSSDCTIAAVEIPVQLENGNVTGKHRLIIVR from the coding sequence ATGAGCCTGAAAATGAGTCTGAAAATGAAAAAGGGTAGTATTGTGCTGATAATTATACTTTCATTTATTTTTCTGGTCTGTTCAGGATGTGTATCTTCACATATCACGGCCTCCGATGAAGAGGGGAATAACAGTAGTGGAGAAATCTCAAAAAATGAAAAGATTCTAGCAGACAATAGTGAGGGCGGTCAGGCAAGCAATCCCCTGAGCCATGAAAATATAACTTCTTCTGAGAAAGTTTCTCCTTACCTTTACTGGGAGTATGAACTTGGAGATATAAAGCCGGAAAATCTCGGTGGAGGAAGATCGAATATTCAGGACTGTGTAGCATATTCCCAGAACGGAAAGTATTTAGCTGTCGGGACAGGGAAAAACCTGACAGTTATTGATGTGCCAGGCAAAAATACGCTATGGAATAAGACCTTAAATGGAAACATTTCAGACATTTCGTTCTCGAAAGACGGGAAGTATCTCCTTGTAGGGGAAAGGAGTGCTGACGGATACATTTATTCCCTAGATGCAGGCACAGGGGTTGAAATTCACAGCTATAGAAGCGCCGACGATCTGGGAACCAGTGAGAACCCAAAATATCAGCCTTCTATATACAAGATAACGGCTGCTGATGATGCCGTATACATCACAGCAGGTAGATACTGTAAAGAACCCGGCTATGGGCTGGCCTCAAGGGTATACAGGTTCAACCCAGATGGTACACTTTCTTGGAAACTGCCAGCAAATGAAAATTATGCTCGGAGTGTAAACTGGATTGATTCAAGCCAGGATGGAAAAAATGTGGTTTTTTCAACCGGGGACTGGACAAATTCCCTTGAACTTGATGCCGTCGTCTACTCTGTAGATGAAACCGGAAACCTCCGCTGGAAATATGAAATTCCGCCTCTTAAACCTTATTTTGTTTCTACAGCTATCTGGCATGGGCTTGATATTTCAGATGATGGTTCCGTAATAACTGCATATACAGGGGACGGAAGAAAGTACCTGTTTTATGATTCAAAAGTTAAAAAACCGGGAAACGGGAAATCCGAATGGTACTCTAAAGAATTGCAATCCAATGTGACAACTCCAGAAGAACTGGAAGGAAGTGTCATCTATGCTTATGGAGAAGACGCTAAAATCGTGTCTGAAAACGAAATAGTTTACCTTACCGGAGCCACTCTTCCTGCATATTATCCCGGAAATGTCCCTATGGCACACCCCCTTGAAAATTCTCTAGTATCATGTGATGTGGAGACGGGAGAAATCTCCTGGAGCTATAATCTAGGAGGGCGTTGTGCAGGGATTTTCTGCTCTCCTGATATGAGATATCTCGTCCTGCCAGTAGGAAAAGATACGTCATCAGGAAACACTCAGGTTCACGGAATCCATGTATTCGATTTCCAGAAGCCCGGAAATGGGAATTCAAAACTGCTCTGGAAATTCAATACAGAAGGAGTGGTTGCGAGTGCTGCGGTCTCTTCAGACTGTACCATAGCAGCAGTCGAAATCCCCGTGCAGCTTGAAAATGGGAATGTAACCGGAAAACACAGGTTAATAATTGTCAGGTGA
- a CDS encoding WD40 repeat domain-containing protein: MKWKSLIVLLIVILVASGCAEKSQESNNNTLIESSDSGMQETREISSSAEGVPIDSIVFSRAGALLTLQSATELSEIRVYSGEEQIASQKVGETEGNIFASFDWNPKSQYRFEVITGSGESSTIEAYAPSKPALKEEYTIELEDVTPGNIEKTNANIRGVTKFSPNSKYLAIGTHGGSLKLFEVATGEKLWEKQLVEGIADARIADIEFSKDGKRLFVGEESPDAFLYCFDVNGTEIWKFGVGTDLGSDLDHMPATKKIKLDSEGNIYVAASRACGYIGEKYKYLGRVYSFDSEGNMRWKFPESELMDSGVAWIDATPDGKYAVFGTTSFTKADKWKEGTVHVLNGNTGQEHWNYHIQPLEPFFDYSAIWYSTQITPDGEKLITMTSDGRAFLFNNSEIIETGTPEIAWEKKISTPIIVSGVPIYGSANYAYIVNDTLIFSIGSTFSKDKNKDAPFEHPSGNTIFAYDYDGNLLWKWRVDGYAGECALNDRYLVIPLAQNLVTEDRSGHGVYVFDVSERGGASSRLIQTYNTEGITVSADISPDGRYIAALEAPSRLEDGTVLGEYKVHILT; encoded by the coding sequence ATGAAATGGAAATCTTTGATAGTCCTCCTTATAGTGATTTTGGTGGCTTCGGGATGTGCTGAAAAAAGCCAGGAATCCAATAACAATACATTGATTGAAAGCTCGGATTCAGGGATGCAGGAAACGCGGGAAATAAGCAGTTCTGCAGAAGGAGTCCCTATAGACTCTATAGTTTTCTCAAGGGCTGGAGCTCTGCTTACCCTGCAAAGTGCGACAGAACTATCGGAAATACGGGTTTACTCTGGTGAAGAACAGATAGCTTCTCAGAAAGTTGGAGAAACGGAAGGCAATATCTTTGCTTCCTTTGATTGGAATCCCAAATCCCAGTACAGGTTTGAAGTGATAACAGGCTCAGGGGAGTCCAGCACTATTGAAGCATATGCCCCCTCAAAACCTGCCCTGAAAGAGGAATATACCATAGAACTCGAAGATGTAACTCCCGGAAACATTGAAAAAACCAATGCAAATATTAGAGGTGTAACGAAATTCTCACCAAACAGCAAGTATCTCGCAATCGGGACCCATGGAGGTTCTCTGAAACTCTTTGAAGTTGCAACAGGTGAAAAGCTATGGGAAAAGCAGCTCGTTGAAGGGATAGCGGATGCAAGAATTGCAGACATAGAGTTTTCAAAAGATGGAAAACGCCTTTTTGTGGGTGAAGAAAGTCCGGATGCTTTTCTATATTGTTTCGATGTTAACGGCACCGAAATCTGGAAATTTGGTGTAGGCACGGATCTGGGTTCAGACCTCGATCATATGCCTGCCACGAAAAAGATAAAACTTGATTCGGAGGGGAATATTTATGTTGCTGCCAGCAGGGCATGTGGCTATATCGGTGAGAAATACAAGTACCTGGGAAGAGTCTATTCCTTTGATTCCGAAGGCAATATGCGCTGGAAATTCCCAGAATCCGAACTCATGGACTCTGGGGTTGCATGGATTGATGCCACCCCTGATGGAAAATACGCTGTTTTTGGCACTACCAGTTTTACAAAGGCAGATAAATGGAAAGAGGGCACTGTCCATGTTCTGAACGGAAACACAGGACAAGAACACTGGAACTATCATATCCAGCCACTTGAACCATTTTTCGATTATTCGGCAATCTGGTACAGCACGCAGATTACCCCTGACGGAGAAAAGCTGATAACAATGACAAGTGACGGCAGGGCCTTTTTGTTCAATAACTCCGAGATCATCGAGACCGGAACCCCAGAAATTGCATGGGAGAAGAAAATTTCAACTCCGATAATTGTGAGCGGTGTGCCCATTTATGGCAGTGCGAACTATGCCTACATAGTCAATGATACCCTGATCTTTTCAATTGGCAGCACTTTCTCCAAAGATAAAAACAAGGATGCTCCATTTGAACACCCCAGCGGGAACACTATCTTTGCCTATGATTATGACGGCAACCTTCTCTGGAAATGGAGAGTGGACGGATACGCCGGAGAATGTGCACTGAACGACCGTTACCTTGTGATCCCTCTCGCCCAGAACCTAGTAACTGAGGATAGAAGTGGACACGGAGTGTATGTTTTTGACGTATCAGAAAGAGGAGGAGCAAGTTCCAGGCTCATTCAGACATACAACACAGAAGGCATCACTGTATCTGCTGATATCTCGCCTGATGGTAGGTATATTGCAGCCCTGGAAGCTCCTTCAAGGCTTGAAGACGGCACAGTTCTCGGAGAATATAAAGTGCATATCCTTACCTGA
- the cobN gene encoding cobaltochelatase subunit CobN, translating to MKIVSVTWNSYIPTLLKAAEELGIELKAYYSKILEENPEETEDVLAACENADAIFIYHIANPFWEDFYKKLEPLKSSIPIICVGSNPSSFTLSSVKPEIAATCFSYIIYGGKENFSNMLRYLLQEVFGAEIEAKPPKKIPWDGLYHPDAGEIFSDTQEYLKWYGPLQEKTIGLLISRTSWVNNELEIEKALINSFENLGLSVIPVFAYSLKDEELGSRSMEEVIEAYFMKDGKPIIDCLVKLSPFFIASSKAKEREASCAAKGVELLKKLDVPVFQPVISHYMTIEQWKESQGLSTEIGWSVALPEFEGVIEPIVIGAGKMEENYMGRFPIEERCSKLASRVLKWITLKKKPVGERKVAFILHNKPCSGVEASVGEAANLDSLESLARILNRMQEAGYNVNPPLNGKELIDTILSKKAISEFRWTPINEIVKNGGALAFVEKEEYEKFFNTLSPHVRQRVIENWGNPPGEEINGIPAAMVYENKIVVTGIQYGNAVVCVQPKRGCAGARCDGKVCKILHDPEVPPTHQYIATYRYLENTFGADVLVHVGTHGNLEFLPGKGVGLSEDCCPDIGIGTIPHLYIYNSDNPPEGTIAKRRSLACLVDHMQTVMTAGGLYESLDELDRLLGEYEQVKHDKGRLHALKHLILDEIKKSNLDSEIKTDHETPFEEIVRRAHETLGRIRNSQIHHGMHIFGQIPEGEKKVEFINSILRYDDQESVGNKVSIRRLIAEILGLDLDELISDQGRISENGKSNGQRIEEIDSLSKDFIRIFINNPEKEPSLIIREILAAKNFMEQTVTQHIFKERFLIEHVLADRGFVGDNTEEENFTEPGITEPFFKEQNFSSINSVFSQDAAAICERILDLESRIDASLEIESLLHGFEGGYIPPGPSGLIMRGKDDVLPTGRNFYSLDPRRVPTKAAWRVGQQLSEALINKHLRDENRYPENVGFYWMANDIMWADGEGMAQIMSLLGVEPIWLSNGNLKGFNVIPLKKLGRPRIDVTIRVSGILRDNFPNCLEIIDEAIQAVASLNEPEEMNYPRKHSLRMIEEGADFREATLRIFSSKPGTYSAGVQLAVYASAWKDEKDLADIFLYWNGYAYGKDVKGKEAHMQLASSLKTVDATFNKVVSDEYDLLGCCCYFGTHGGLTAAAKHASGKEVKVYFGDTREPQHVEVRDMADEIRRVVRSRLLNPKWIEGMKQHGYKGAQDISKRVGRVYGWEASTQEVDDWVFDDITKTFVLDEEMRRFFEENNPYALEEMARRLLEAQSRGLWNPDPELLEKLKNSYLEIESWMEELAGEGEFQGGSVNIVSFEDVPDWDKKMQEIRRILK from the coding sequence ATGAAAATCGTTTCTGTAACGTGGAATTCATATATTCCTACCCTTTTAAAGGCAGCAGAAGAGCTTGGAATAGAGCTTAAAGCTTACTACTCAAAAATCCTGGAGGAAAATCCCGAAGAAACTGAAGATGTGCTCGCTGCATGTGAGAACGCTGATGCTATCTTCATATATCACATAGCCAATCCCTTCTGGGAAGATTTCTATAAAAAGCTTGAACCATTAAAATCAAGCATACCCATAATCTGTGTTGGCAGCAACCCATCAAGCTTCACTCTTTCTTCAGTAAAACCCGAAATTGCAGCCACATGTTTTTCATATATTATCTACGGAGGGAAGGAAAACTTCAGCAATATGCTAAGATACCTTTTACAAGAGGTTTTTGGTGCTGAAATAGAAGCAAAGCCTCCGAAAAAAATTCCCTGGGATGGACTCTATCATCCTGATGCCGGAGAAATTTTCTCAGATACTCAGGAGTACCTTAAATGGTACGGGCCCCTTCAAGAAAAAACGATTGGGCTACTGATCTCCAGGACTTCGTGGGTAAATAACGAACTTGAGATTGAGAAGGCTCTAATAAATAGTTTTGAAAATCTGGGTTTATCCGTTATCCCTGTTTTTGCATACTCTCTGAAAGATGAAGAACTTGGAAGCAGGAGTATGGAAGAGGTCATCGAAGCCTACTTTATGAAAGACGGAAAGCCCATCATAGATTGCCTTGTAAAACTTTCTCCATTCTTCATTGCCAGCAGCAAAGCGAAAGAGAGGGAAGCCTCATGTGCAGCAAAAGGCGTAGAGTTACTGAAAAAACTTGATGTGCCTGTTTTCCAGCCTGTAATTTCACACTATATGACCATAGAGCAGTGGAAAGAGTCGCAGGGTTTAAGCACCGAGATCGGCTGGAGTGTTGCTTTACCTGAGTTTGAAGGCGTAATTGAGCCAATTGTAATAGGCGCAGGAAAAATGGAAGAAAATTACATGGGCCGTTTCCCTATTGAGGAACGTTGCTCAAAACTTGCATCCAGGGTTCTGAAATGGATAACCCTCAAGAAAAAACCTGTTGGCGAGAGAAAAGTTGCTTTTATCCTTCACAACAAGCCATGTTCGGGGGTTGAAGCATCGGTAGGAGAAGCTGCTAACCTTGATTCCCTTGAAAGCCTGGCAAGAATCCTCAACCGGATGCAGGAGGCTGGTTATAATGTAAACCCTCCCCTTAACGGCAAGGAGCTTATAGACACTATCCTGAGCAAAAAAGCAATTTCCGAGTTCAGATGGACTCCCATTAACGAGATTGTAAAGAACGGCGGAGCTCTCGCTTTTGTGGAAAAAGAAGAATACGAGAAGTTCTTCAACACCTTGAGCCCCCATGTTAGGCAGAGGGTAATTGAGAACTGGGGAAATCCTCCGGGAGAAGAGATCAACGGCATTCCTGCTGCAATGGTCTACGAAAATAAAATTGTAGTTACTGGAATACAGTATGGAAATGCTGTGGTCTGTGTACAGCCAAAAAGAGGATGTGCAGGCGCCAGATGTGACGGAAAAGTATGCAAGATCCTGCACGATCCTGAAGTTCCCCCAACCCACCAGTACATTGCGACATACAGGTATCTTGAGAATACTTTTGGAGCCGATGTGCTTGTGCATGTGGGAACCCACGGCAATCTTGAGTTCCTGCCAGGAAAAGGGGTTGGGCTTTCAGAAGACTGCTGCCCTGATATAGGGATCGGAACAATACCCCATCTTTATATTTACAACTCTGACAACCCTCCTGAAGGTACAATCGCCAAACGCCGAAGCCTTGCCTGTCTTGTTGACCATATGCAAACAGTCATGACCGCAGGAGGGCTTTATGAAAGCCTTGATGAGCTTGACAGGCTGTTAGGGGAATACGAGCAAGTAAAACATGATAAAGGAAGGTTGCACGCTTTAAAACACCTGATACTTGACGAGATTAAAAAATCGAACCTTGACTCAGAGATAAAAACTGACCATGAGACTCCTTTTGAAGAAATTGTAAGAAGGGCACATGAAACCCTCGGAAGGATAAGGAACAGCCAGATACACCACGGAATGCACATCTTCGGGCAGATCCCTGAAGGTGAGAAAAAAGTTGAGTTCATAAACTCGATTTTAAGGTATGATGACCAGGAAAGTGTGGGAAATAAGGTTTCTATTCGCAGACTGATTGCAGAAATCCTGGGGCTCGACCTTGACGAACTGATATCTGACCAGGGCCGGATTTCAGAAAATGGAAAATCAAATGGGCAGAGAATTGAGGAGATTGATTCCCTCTCAAAAGACTTTATCAGGATATTCATAAATAACCCGGAAAAAGAGCCGTCCTTAATAATCAGAGAGATTCTTGCAGCAAAAAACTTCATGGAACAGACCGTTACACAACATATTTTTAAAGAAAGATTTTTAATAGAACACGTTCTGGCAGATAGGGGTTTCGTAGGAGATAACACTGAAGAAGAAAATTTTACAGAACCTGGTATTACAGAACCGTTTTTCAAAGAACAGAATTTTTCGAGTATAAATTCGGTATTTTCTCAGGACGCTGCTGCAATCTGTGAAAGGATTCTTGACCTTGAATCCAGAATTGATGCCTCTCTGGAAATAGAGTCACTTCTCCACGGCTTTGAAGGGGGATATATCCCTCCAGGCCCATCCGGGCTTATCATGCGCGGAAAAGACGATGTACTGCCTACAGGCAGGAACTTCTATTCTCTTGATCCCAGAAGGGTTCCAACAAAAGCCGCCTGGAGAGTTGGGCAGCAGCTCTCGGAGGCACTGATCAATAAACATCTAAGAGACGAGAACCGTTACCCTGAGAATGTCGGCTTTTACTGGATGGCAAACGATATCATGTGGGCTGATGGAGAAGGTATGGCACAGATAATGAGCCTGCTCGGGGTTGAACCTATCTGGCTCAGCAACGGTAACCTGAAAGGGTTCAATGTTATTCCACTTAAGAAACTGGGCAGACCCAGGATTGATGTTACTATAAGGGTTTCAGGAATCCTCAGGGACAACTTCCCGAACTGCCTGGAGATTATAGATGAAGCTATCCAAGCTGTAGCCTCTCTTAATGAACCTGAGGAAATGAACTATCCGAGAAAACACAGCCTAAGGATGATTGAAGAAGGAGCAGATTTCAGGGAAGCTACCTTACGGATTTTTTCAAGCAAACCCGGAACCTATTCGGCAGGGGTGCAGCTCGCTGTTTATGCAAGTGCCTGGAAAGACGAGAAGGACCTTGCAGACATCTTCCTTTACTGGAATGGCTATGCTTACGGAAAAGATGTAAAAGGAAAAGAGGCTCACATGCAGCTTGCTTCCAGCCTGAAGACTGTTGATGCCACATTTAACAAAGTGGTCAGTGACGAGTATGACTTACTTGGCTGCTGCTGTTATTTCGGGACTCATGGAGGGCTCACGGCTGCTGCAAAACATGCCTCGGGAAAAGAAGTAAAGGTCTATTTCGGAGATACGAGAGAGCCCCAGCATGTTGAAGTCCGGGACATGGCAGATGAGATACGCAGGGTGGTGCGGAGCCGGCTCCTAAACCCGAAATGGATCGAAGGCATGAAACAGCATGGGTATAAGGGTGCACAGGATATATCTAAAAGAGTTGGAAGAGTCTACGGCTGGGAGGCTTCCACGCAGGAAGTGGACGACTGGGTCTTTGATGATATCACAAAGACATTCGTCCTCGACGAAGAAATGCGCAGGTTCTTTGAAGAGAACAATCCCTATGCCCTTGAAGAGATGGCACGCCGACTCCTTGAGGCGCAGTCAAGAGGACTATGGAACCCCGATCCTGAACTTCTGGAAAAGCTGAAAAACTCTTACCTTGAAATAGAGAGCTGGATGGAAGAGCTGGCAGGAGAAGGAGAGTTTCAGGGTGGATCTGTGAATATCGTGAGCTTTGAAGACGTTCCTGACTGGGATAAGAAAATGCAGGAAATCAGAAGAATCCTCAAATAA